One Polaribacter sp. KT25b DNA segment encodes these proteins:
- the galK gene encoding galactokinase has product MSAQLIKDVKAKFLKTFNTEPILIFSPGRINIIGEHTDYNGGFVFPAAVDKGIAAAIQKSDSGSSTAIALDLDSTIKFELDKLKPSKEGSWENYVFGVVAEIQNRNKVVGDFNIIFKGNIPGGAGMSSSAALENSVVFGLNELFDLGLTKTEMILISQKAEHNYVGVKCGIMDQYASMFGIKNNALLLDCRTIESKPYEIDFKDHQLMLINTNVKHSLSDSAYNDRRSACESVAKILNIETLREASEEDLEAIIDQVTPENYQKALYVIQEIERTQKAAIAIEENDLVTLGALIYASHNGLQNQYKVSCEELDFLVDQAKKNKNVLGARMMGGGFGGCTINLIAKTEAKSFAESASKAFKNKFDNECSVYFIELSDGTHLVK; this is encoded by the coding sequence ATGAGCGCACAACTAATAAAAGATGTAAAAGCGAAGTTTTTAAAAACTTTTAATACAGAACCGATTCTTATTTTTTCTCCAGGTAGAATAAATATTATTGGAGAACATACAGATTATAACGGCGGTTTTGTTTTTCCTGCGGCTGTAGATAAAGGTATTGCTGCTGCAATTCAAAAAAGTGATTCTGGTTCAAGTACCGCAATTGCTTTAGATTTAGATAGCACAATTAAGTTTGAATTAGATAAATTAAAACCATCTAAAGAAGGTAGTTGGGAAAACTATGTTTTTGGTGTGGTTGCAGAAATACAAAATAGAAATAAAGTTGTTGGCGATTTTAATATCATTTTTAAAGGAAATATTCCAGGAGGAGCAGGAATGTCATCATCTGCAGCTTTAGAAAATAGTGTAGTTTTTGGTTTAAATGAATTATTTGATTTAGGCTTAACAAAAACAGAAATGATTTTAATTTCCCAAAAAGCAGAACATAATTATGTGGGTGTAAAATGTGGAATTATGGATCAATATGCAAGTATGTTTGGTATTAAAAACAACGCATTATTGTTAGATTGTAGAACCATAGAATCTAAACCTTATGAAATTGATTTTAAAGATCATCAATTAATGTTGATAAACACAAACGTTAAACATAGTTTATCAGATAGTGCTTATAATGATAGACGTTCTGCATGTGAAAGCGTTGCAAAAATCTTAAATATTGAAACTTTAAGGGAAGCATCCGAAGAAGATTTAGAGGCAATTATAGACCAAGTTACGCCAGAAAATTATCAAAAAGCGTTGTATGTAATTCAAGAAATAGAAAGAACTCAAAAAGCAGCCATTGCAATTGAAGAAAACGATTTGGTTACTTTAGGTGCTTTAATTTATGCGTCTCATAATGGTTTACAAAATCAATATAAAGTAAGTTGTGAGGAATTAGATTTCTTGGTAGATCAAGCTAAGAAAAATAAAAATGTGTTAGGAGCAAGAATGATGGGTGGTGGTTTTGGTGGTTGTACAATTAATTTAATTGCAAAAACCGAAGCAAAATCTTTTGCAGAATCTGCATCTAAAGCATTTAAAAATAAATTTGATAATGAGTGTTCTGTGTATTTTATAGAACTTTCTGATGGTACACATTTAGTAAAATAA
- a CDS encoding UDP-glucose--hexose-1-phosphate uridylyltransferase — translation MENTNLQDYSHKRFNILTGEWVLVSPHRAKRPWQGQNEEISTEKRPAYDESCYLCATNTRINGEVNPDYKDVFVFTNDFAALQKDSPSFAVNDGLFKAQSETGICKVICFSPDHSKSLAQMEVADIKKVVNAWQKEYKELGGIDGINYVQIFENKGAVMGCSNPHPHGQIWSQSTLPNEVDKKDQHQKAYFEKNKTSLLGDYLKQELEAKERIIFENDDFVVLIPFWAVWPFEAMIAPKKAQKNILELSDSEAKDYAEAISVITQVYDKLFNTSFPYSSGIHQSPTDGEENEHWHWHMSFYPPLLRSATVKKFMVGYEMFGSPQRDITAEIAAKRLRDLL, via the coding sequence ATGGAAAATACAAATTTACAAGATTACTCACATAAGAGATTTAATATATTAACTGGCGAGTGGGTTTTGGTGTCTCCACACAGAGCAAAACGTCCTTGGCAAGGTCAAAATGAAGAAATATCAACAGAAAAAAGACCTGCTTACGACGAAAGTTGTTATTTATGTGCAACAAATACACGTATTAACGGTGAAGTAAATCCTGATTATAAAGACGTATTTGTTTTTACAAATGATTTTGCAGCACTTCAAAAAGACTCACCTTCTTTTGCAGTAAATGATGGCTTGTTTAAAGCACAAAGCGAAACAGGTATCTGTAAAGTTATTTGTTTTAGCCCAGATCATTCTAAGAGTTTGGCACAAATGGAAGTTGCAGACATTAAAAAAGTGGTAAATGCTTGGCAAAAAGAATACAAAGAATTAGGTGGAATTGATGGCATTAATTATGTTCAAATTTTTGAAAACAAAGGAGCTGTAATGGGTTGTAGTAATCCACATCCTCATGGTCAAATTTGGAGTCAATCTACATTGCCAAATGAAGTTGATAAAAAAGATCAGCATCAAAAAGCGTATTTCGAAAAAAATAAAACGAGTCTTTTAGGTGATTATTTAAAACAAGAATTAGAAGCTAAAGAAAGAATTATTTTCGAGAATGATGATTTTGTTGTGTTAATTCCTTTTTGGGCAGTTTGGCCTTTTGAAGCAATGATTGCTCCTAAAAAAGCGCAAAAAAATATTTTAGAATTATCTGATAGTGAAGCCAAAGATTATGCTGAGGCAATTTCTGTAATCACGCAAGTGTATGATAAGTTGTTTAATACTTCTTTTCCGTATTCAAGCGGAATTCATCAATCGCCAACAGACGGAGAAGAAAACGAGCATTGGCATTGGCACATGAGTTTTTATCCGCCTTTATTAAGAAGTGCAACAGTTAAGAAGTTTATGGTTGGTTATGAGATGTTTGGTTCTCCTCAAAGAGATATTACGGCAGAAATTGCAGCTAAAAGATTAAGAGATTTACTATAA